In Erigeron canadensis isolate Cc75 chromosome 8, C_canadensis_v1, whole genome shotgun sequence, the DNA window ATAGGGTAAATTCGGTAAATTCTTGCTCTATCTAGCAATTTATGATATGGGTTTGTTAAATTTAGTTCAAAAGTTACAATGTATGAAACAATGGAATCattgcattattattattttaaagtttGCTTTGTTTTTCAGCAATCAAGAAATGCTAGCTTTTACTTTGACTTATAATGCAGATCTTGTTGACTTGTAAACTGAAATTGGAATATTGAATAGCTTGTTTGACAATTTGTAGTGAAAATGTAGCATTGTATATGtatagttttatacttttatgttGGTGAATTGTGTAGTTTATTAAGAGTTCATAGTGTAAAATTAccttttttatgtatgtatatatataatgtatttggGGGTTAACTGGTAGTAGGGGTGGGGGTGTGAGGGGGAAGCATGCTTCTTCAATGCTTCTAGCAGCATGTTGGTTTTTCTcatgtatttatgtatatatgataaatataaagaatATGTATGTAACTTTATAAGAATGACTTGCTTTTCATTGCAAACATATGCATTTTGTGAATATGAATAAGAGTAACGACGTCAACGTTTTGCAAGAATGAACCTTTTTGATTATGTGTGTATACTTTCTTTGGGCTTTCTTCAATCATTTGTATATCCTTGATTCAACCAAAATTAGGCATTTTTGCAAATGATGGTTTTCTTAACAATGCATTTATGCAGATGCTGATTAGTTTACGAAATCAAGTgcatatgaatatatatgtttctGACTGTTCAGTGATAATGTATAATCATATTTTGTAAACAGTATCTATAAAAAAAGTGATTACTGGGATAAATGTAAATCTACCCAACTATCCTAAGCTATAATCCACtgatttttactttattctGATTCTTCGAGTCACATTAGTCGCTTTGAAACAAATGCTCACCCAAACACCCCCTTTTACTTCATTAACCATTATATACATTAGGTTTGCTACTAATGATAAGCTTGTGATTCTAATctgttaatttatttaatcaagtaGTTCTTAATTTTGACAGAGTTTTATTGCATTTTCTAGATGGGTGGAAAAAGTTCAAAGAGGTCGGTTTCAAGTAGGTATGCATCACTTGGCCCAGCCTCAAATTCATATGGTTATCAGCAACATTCTGTGAGCCAACCGTATGCTTCCCTTTCTCCATGTCAAAGCTACCCTGATCAGGCTCCAGCCACTAAGAAAAAGCTCGAGAGTAAATATACAAGAATTGATGATAATTACGAAAACTTAAACCAGGTAACCCTATGACCTACATGTTTTATGTCCATTGTTGAATTGCAGCTCGTTTGCTAGTGTTTTTTTAGCGAGAGAAAAAAAGAGACTACTCAGTATCATATTTGTAAGAATTATACAAATTGTATCACTTATAACATAGGACTGCTTGTTTGATTCTTGTTTGTTTGCCGCGATACATAGTTGAATTCcttatgttttctttaaatTTCCAGGTTACTGATGCCCTAGCACGTGCGGGTTTGGAGTCGTCAAATTTGATTGTTGGTGTAGATTTTACCAAAAGCAATGAGTGGACAGGTTTGGTTCAGTATCAGTCTTAGATAATTGTTAACAGAGTGGCAATTTGGAGCCATTTACTTACGGATGGGTTGATGTGGGTAATGTGTTGTTTCGTTAAAGAAAAGGGTTAAGTAGATTGAAGTTGCCCAAAGTGTTCTCTTATAATTTAACACCATAAATCTATTCAAACTATTTATATGATTTGAAATAGTGTACTTTCTATTAAAGATATTTTCTGCTCTTGCTTTCTAATTTTATACTAATAAAAAAGTATCTTTTGGAAAATAGTGTTTGGGGTCAATGTAATGTAAGTCAACCTGACACAACAAAATCTACCTGTTTTGACTTGCTACCCAATCTGGCTAATCAACCCATCTTGCAGCCTGTAGTTTGTAACATAGGTTTtgaattttaacatttttaacgTTAGCTGCAAGATCCGTACCACATTTACCTTTTTTGACCCGTTACTCAACCTGCCTTAACTTGCAATCTTAGTTCTTAGCTGTTTGATGTTTTTATCGCTAGGTGCAAGGTCATTTAATCGGCGGAGCTTGCATCACATTGGAAATGAAAGGAACCCTTATGAAGAGGCGATCTCGATAATTGGGAGGACTCTAGCTTCCTTTGACGAGGATAACTTAATTCCTTGTTTTGGGTTCGGAGACGGTAAACATTACAATCTGACACAAGGTTTGCTTGAGTTTTGTTTTgaatatgattattatataaGGTTGTAATTTGGCAGCTTCAACACATGATCAAGAAGTCTTTAGTTTCCTTCCGCATGGCAAATTTTGTGACGGATTTGAGGAGGTTTTGACACGATACAGGGAATTAGTACCTCAACTACGGCTTGCAGGTAACAAGTTTGTTTTATCAGTTTATTTTACTTTTCTAAAGGTTCGTTATCTCATTCTTTTCTACTCTATGCAGGACCTACCTCGTTTGCCCCAGTTATCGAAATGGCCATCACAATTGTTGAGCAAAGTGGCGGTCAGTATCACGTTTTATTGATAATAGCCGATGGGCAGGTAATCTAAATGCTCATATTAACTTGATTTTTTCTCGAGAAGCAATTTTTGTCTAAGAAATCATTGTTCTGAGTACTTGAATAATggttagaggtggcaagatgggcgGGCAGGTGGGTTGTGTCACTgtgtgggtaatgggtcaaagcgCTTTTTGGTTAAAACGTGGTTACAGTACAGGTCAAATCAGATCAACTCGGTTTGTGTTGACCTGCAGATACTTCTTTCTTGTGCATATTTAGAAACTTAATCATTACTATAATCATGTGAAAGCCTTGAATAAAAACGATCTACGTGGTTACATGCAAAAAGGAGATTTTGACGACTTACAAGCCGCAACCTGTCTGATACTCATTTCCATTCTCCAAATAAAGTTTTTGATTTGACCTGTTTGAGAAAACATAACCCAACTGATCAAATCAGCTCATTCTTAAAGCGTCGAAATTGCCGCTGTTTTaggttttcattttttattatgaaaCACTGCTGTTATGGATGTCACAGGTCACCAGAAGCGTTGACACTGAACGTGGCCAGCTAAGTCAGCAGGAAAGGAAAACCGTTGAGGCAATTGTGAAAGCCAGGTACTGTTCTAGGCCATCCAATTTGGCAATTACTCTATGATTTTCATCAGCACTTTTAAATGTCTATCGACTTATTTTTTAGTGAGTATCCACTGTCAATTATTCTAGTCGGGGTTGGAGATGGACCGTGGGATATGATGAGGGAATTTGATGATAATATCCCTGCTCGAGCTTTTGATAATTTTCAGGCAAGTTTTAGCAAGTGTAATTAATGCATTAGCTATATAGCCTTTTGCTAAGTGTTGATTTTAACCACTGAGCTGCTTGTATTTTCCTTTGTAGTTTGTGAACTTTACAGAGATAATGTCAAAGAACATTGATCGGTCTAGGAAGGAAGCAGAGTTTGCTCTTTCAGCATTGATGGAAATACCCTCACAGTACAAAGCAACTTTAGAGCTTAATATTTTAGGGTAACCTTCCAATTATATTAAAACGATGATTTTAGCCCTTGTATTTCTCATACTTCcagttagaggtggcaaaacgGGTAGGTTGGCTAACAAGTCAAAATGGGTAGGTTTTAGTATGGGTTAAAAACAGAGCGTACAAATATTTCCACTTTttgctttatttgataaaattttattgtgtttaatatgattacaagaatatattcttaaaatactAATCTCTTTTTAATCTAAAAAAAGAGATTTAGCGGGCTGTAAACGATACTTGATGCCTTCAACTTGTTTGTCCCCTTTGACCAAGTAAAATGACTCGTTATTTCCAGCTATACTTGTTAGAAACAACTTAGCCTTTTAATCAATCTATGCCTTTAACCAATCAGGACTAGTAGAGGGAAAGGCATAGATCGGATATCTCTTCCTCCCCCTTCTTATGGCTCGGCTTCACGTGCATCAAAAGTGGGTTTTGAATCAAAACCATCACAAACTACTAGCTTTAACCCATCTGCACCTGTGTTTCAAGCAAACTCAACTGCGACCAACACAAGTTACCCCGGAGGTTCCACTTCTGATAACCAAGTaagtattgtttttttaaaatgctCGACTATTGCTAGTTTAATGAACCCGTTGACTTCATGTAACCATATTATTGTATGCTCTAAATctctttttattgatttttggcAGCTTTGCCCAATCTGCATAACAAACCCAAAGGATATGGCCTTTGGCTGTGGGCACCAGGtacaaattataaaatttatatacgtGATTTACTCATTGTTATATACCCTGCTTGCACTTGTAGAGGTCGCAGAATATCTATTTCAGGTGGTTTGACTATGGGTCAATTTGGTAATTGTTGAGAATGGGCGGGTTAGAGCTTGACCCAACACTTCTTTCCCCCTTTTGCTACaatatttttctaataaataTGCATGTAATATATGATACAAAGTTGTATTGTTTAAATGATTCTATAATTTTCGAGAAAATGTTTTAAGTTATACTTGTTTGACCTATTCTTTTTTAAGTTACATTTTCTATTTGATTCGTTAGAGATGAAACACCCGAATCAatcattcataagtaaattgGTTGAAAATTGCCATCTCTAGTATGCTGAAGTAGGTCTTGGATTATCGTTTTGATGTTATGTGCTTTTTTGCAGACATGTTGTGAATGTGGCAAAGATCTCCAGCTGTGCCCTATATGTCGGGTTCAAGTAAAAACGAGGATTAAGCTTTACTAATCCCAATAGGGCGTAAATGCTATTTAGATGTTTTAGTTTGTAAATAAGTTATATTCTGTCATGAATCTCGGAAAGCAACTTCCGAGTAAAGATGAAACTTTGAGGTTTCTATTGAATTGCATAATTGTGTTCTTTCTTGCTCAAATTCCGTGggcattttttttatgtttggcCGGCCATGGTTTTAGGTAGAACTGCTCATGATGCCAACTGCCAAGATCAGACCAGAGCCGCAGATGCCGGGTTGAGCAACCAGAGCCAAGTCTTAACCAGCATCATTCTGGTTGTGCCGTGTACTTTAGGGGATGATTGGTTCGCATAACTTTTTTCAAGCCGATGGAATTCTTTTTGTAATTCTCTGTATAGGGCCACATAAGGCTTGTTATTTTTGATGACCTGGCACTTGGTTATAGTTTTTGACTTGGCACTGGTTTTGCTTTTCTCTTTTTTGGTTTCTGTGGCTTTGTACTTGTGTTGGCCATAAATTGTATTTGGCAAGTTTTTGCAATATTTGATAAATTGTCATAACTTTAGATTTGGAAATTAGAATAACTAATATATAGGCATTTGGATCTTGTAGAAAGTGCAATATAATGaagttttaacaaaaaaatgtttttataacaGTAAACGTAAGAATATTACTTAAGCTTAAACTCTTGTCAATGTGGTTTAGGCTTTAGACCTCAAACTTTAGATGACTTGTTAAAGGACGTTTTGtaacatttttcctttttatcaaaGATTTATAGGTGAATGAATATTTATGGTAATAATCTTAAACtggatacaataaaaataaaataaaaaaccataagTTATATAGATTGGATTTAATTGTTCATTCCAAATCATTGTTTGATACATAATTTTCAAACCCAAATTGATCCACCAAACGTTTGTAGTTAAGCACTCTATAATAACTCTgctgtttaaaaagaaaaaaagacgcAAATATAATGTGTATATTACAACCATACTAtactattaaatatatttttaaggaTTCATGACATGCATAAATAGATAATTTCCACCAAATAAATCATTCAAATAAACCTGATGAtttttcttcaacttcttcaaaGCTTTATTCCATGCAATCTTCATGCCACTCAAACCTCTAGATTTCTTCCTCATCCTCTTCCTTCTAAACAATTTTCTTAAACCCAAAACTCGAACTCTAAACCGCTTCTTACCCATCCGTTTCCGCCATGTCCACCACCTACGTCGTGGCCATGTTGTTGGGTTTGTGAGATGATATTgttcttcatgatcatcatgaTAGCCTTCTTCACTTTTCAATCTTAGATAATGAAACTTCCATAGAGAACATAATTCATGGTCATCCATGATAGTGTTGCAAGTAACTTAATTACCACTTCATTTAGTTAGCTTTTCACATTTGcattcatgtatgtatgtatgtatgtatgtatgtatataatgaTTGATGAAATGTAATTGTTAGGAATTTATGATGATGTACAAATGTAATTAATTAGTAGCTGGAATTTGTTGGTAAATTTAATGTTGATGTATGATATATCACATTGAAATTTAAGGGTGGGGCACTATGAGAAATTAATTTAAGTAAGTCGATCATTCTAATTTTACAAGGTTACATCTAGCTGCTTGTTCGGCTTGTGGAGTTGTGGTGTTCCATACTTCCATGTAATAGGGATGCCAATAATGATTGGGAATTGAAGCGATGATAACAATATTTAAAGTAATATTTAAGATATATACATACCTATACCTTTATattatactaggtcttttactcCACGCAATACGCGAAATATTATAACTTATTGTTAGATTAGTGTTAATCTAAACCCTTTGACGTAGACACAcacaataactaatattttgtttaattagttcaatGTGATTATTATCTATTTTGCAAACACATtagtaaaaacaaaacaatgttaaatatgaatataataaatatatcaaattaccaaaatgttttGGAGATACATACGAAGATGAGAAATAATGtttacacataaatataatttagataaaaacggaaaaaagaaaattagatgatgcaaaatatacataatttacTAGATGCAAATAAATAAAGCTACATAAATTTAAGAATGACTTTCTACTGAAACAAAACTATCCATAAACTTTTTTGTAGCAAAAACACAATTGCATATCAACGAAAAACCCATTTACACTAAATACTACATAACATTTACGTTCTTCAATGTTTATGAAACTAAATATTATATGAGGGGTCATCTTACAACTTATCAAACAAACAACCACCCCCATAATTAAAACCTTCAAACTAAAATACTAAATCCATAAGAATTTGAAATAGTAAACATTCTTTTCTCGTAGTTGTGCAACCTGAATTTACTCAAAATTCACTTagaggaaaataaataaattatgaatcaCGTAACAAAAgagttttatatatgatattataatattaatattattaaaagagcTCACATAAACATCAAAACATTAAATGGTCCTATATGAAATTTTCGTTAGAAACTTTggtaaacattttattaaaggaaatgatgacaaaattattgttttatgcATTAGTATACAAAATAAACTTTGTGCTAGTTGATCGATGGAAAACAATAATGTGCAtggcaaatttttttttttaatataatgaaagaGTATACTTGCCTTATAAAATTGAAtctaaataatgaaataaatatagtttcttctttttcacatataaatattgtaGAAAATTTATGGAGACGCCACGTAACATAAATCTTACGTGGCAATTTTTTAGAATAACTTTGAGTTTGAAGAATGCTTTAGAAGGCTCggtttcctactgttttaataattatatagattatattataaataaaaaatttcttatgtttaaaaatattgaaacttatgtaatattttcacttaacaccttttaaaatattccCCTATATGCACGCCTTTAAAtttaaggattaattatattacactatcaatcttttcacttttaaaatatctttattagccctttatatcaattatttttacatcaataatctacacgACTCGACGCCACCACTAACAATCGCtcctaccaccacatcgtcaCCACCACGACTACCGACACATTGTGCGGGTACGATGCTAGTATCCTAAATTACAACTAATCATATGCTTGCGCGATGCGGCGGTACAGTGTTAATGGCGGCGAcaacgggtggtggtggtgagacAGTAGTGATGtggttattattataaaagtgtttgatataaaaaaagtatTGTAGTTATATTAAGGGGTTAAgggatatatattgtaaataattttattaatggtattatagttatattagatggagatatCAAATATCTAAATTAGCATACATTCAACATTCGCATACATTCAACATTCATCAACTATTCAACATACTTTTTCCTCATAAGCGACAAACCATTCCTTAAACTTATAAATCACTTCAGCTTTTCACTTTTACGACCTCATGGCCTATTATTTAAACAAAACTTATGCTCTATCACATTCGCATACATTTCACGTTTATCATGTATTTATCATGTCTTCTTCTTTACTAtcatcaaacaatatattaaactcCTAAACCAATCTCAAATTTTCAATTCTAACCATTCAATAAACCAGTTAGCATGCAAAACTAATATTCTATCATACTTAGATATCAACtagtaaaaacataaaacaatttaCATTATCAGATAAGGTCTCCAACCTATGGCTTCACACTAACATACTTCCATATTCAACGGACTTAACTTGAGCTATTATAATATATGATCATAATAATGCTGCAATCATTATCATGATTACTTATTATAACACCTCAAGTGAACTGCGCTAAATACATCCATATGTCACAAGAAACCAAGTATGCACATAAGGTCAAGTCACATCTATGGTTTAAGTCTAGGTATCcgtgtaataataaaatatccAAATCCCTtaaaccacggctctgataccacttgaaacgACACAACTCggttaatagaaaaataagaattttttttttatattatacccccactgcgccgcagtggggttgagcactctccactgcgccgcagtggaaagtcTCGAACCTGCGCGAGAgaaaccccactgcgccgcagtgggttggACACACTCCCACTGGGCCGCAGTGGGAGAAAAGGCATTTGTGAGTTCAAACAAGTTTTAGACATagaaataaacttaataaaagtaaaactagTTATAAAAGACAATGCACCAAAAgttagaaatttcggcatgactcATTCGTAAAATCATAATCtaaacctgttacggattattAGTTtaccaaaacacatttaatcatGATCAATACATCACTACTACAAAACAACCCATTGGAAGTACCCCAAAAACTCGGGTCTAACActagacatcataataattttccaaaaagacataacaaggGTACAATGAGCCGATAGTTCAGAGGGGGTCATTAAGGGTCCTATTACCAATACCATTATCCGCATTTAGCTAAAGCAAGCATATCCATTAAGCAactttaacttcaatctttagaTTATTTAACTTTCTTCCTcatccgggacaacctataaaaagggtaaacaactaaaaagtaagcaaagcttagcgaataatcttgcatacgtttatacatacgaaggagggcacgtacaaggactattacatataacctatgacaccgtcatgccacatttacatgctcaccttgcacactaatcACAAtttatggatccatataagctaaacaatcataacaatcatatctatcgggattcttaggccccggaggttcttaggcctcatatcatatcaactatcgggattcttaggccccggaggttcttaggcctcataatcacagtgccccacatgggcttatgccgcatcaattaccacacatggataaataaataaacttcaacatgatgtggtcaacaccacacatggatttacaaacttcaacatgaaatggtcaaaaccaccatggacaaaaggcttcaacatgatgtggtcaattgatccaacatatatataaccgtatgcaagagtactcgcctcctccgcgacaaccaaaatcataaatcaagaagaccgcatgaacacaaaacatgtatgcttcaacctagcaaCAAATCATAACGCATAAaggatcatcaatcacatactaggccatctagccataatcactagcatctcaacacccaacccatcatttacaaatcttatattaatcttgggttggttcacataacatgtatctcttatattattttcaattgGCCAAGAGTTACTTTCTTATCAAAATCGTCATTATCATATTTGACCTAGCAgacttcaaacaagcataactcaagttctacttactcttttaacatgattccagtggccaaattttCATGACACATACAcctaccttttatctttagtgaccaatatgtgaattgtccttcaaaggtgacttctggtcgttttaaaaatcaaaactgttgctgttaaacagctttgaccctactgacttcaaatgaccataacttgagttctacaccatatattgacctcattccagtggccacttcttcttaacacatttaggtacattttatattcagtgaccaagatatgaattaactttcaagaatgtgttttacccgttttaatgaTAGACATAGAATCAGTTTTGCTAAAAAATCAGCATTGCGCCTctgaattcaaaaattcatatctagagTTTTACTTCGTATTTTTAACCCATTCCAGTGGcaaaatttacttaacacaataacctacattttcCTTTTAGGACTCGACAAGTGAAAATTCTGTCATGGGGTGTTTAACTCGTTTCAAACTCAGGGATAGAATCTGTCCAACATTGTTCTTACTAGTATTCATCAAAACCTTCATGCAACCCAACTAAAAACcttaaatttgattaaattacaataaccctaacttgtattatagcaattaactcatttttaagaaaacccccaaatttctcaattaaatttaatagcaagaaccctaattcttaaGGAAGTCAAAATTAGGTTAGAAAGTG includes these proteins:
- the LOC122578105 gene encoding E3 ubiquitin-protein ligase RGLG2-like, producing MGGKSSKRSVSSRYASLGPASNSYGYQQHSVSQPYASLSPCQSYPDQAPATKKKLESKYTRIDDNYENLNQVTDALARAGLESSNLIVGVDFTKSNEWTGARSFNRRSLHHIGNERNPYEEAISIIGRTLASFDEDNLIPCFGFGDASTHDQEVFSFLPHGKFCDGFEEVLTRYRELVPQLRLAGPTSFAPVIEMAITIVEQSGGQYHVLLIIADGQVTRSVDTERGQLSQQERKTVEAIVKASEYPLSIILVGVGDGPWDMMREFDDNIPARAFDNFQFVNFTEIMSKNIDRSRKEAEFALSALMEIPSQYKATLELNILGTSRGKGIDRISLPPPSYGSASRASKVGFESKPSQTTSFNPSAPVFQANSTATNTSYPGGSTSDNQLCPICITNPKDMAFGCGHQTCCECGKDLQLCPICRVQVKTRIKLY